From Coffea arabica cultivar ET-39 chromosome 2e, Coffea Arabica ET-39 HiFi, whole genome shotgun sequence, the proteins below share one genomic window:
- the LOC113727842 gene encoding uncharacterized protein isoform X2, whose translation MGSEGPPAVTIHVTGFKKFHGVAENPTETIVSNLKEYVKKRGLPKGVILGSCSILETAGQGAVVPLYQTLQSVISTAENESSTPGRVIWVHFGVNSGATKFAIENQAVNEATFRCPDEMGWKPQKVPIIPADGGISRARETSLPVEEITKALAKMGYEVMTSDDAGRFVCNYVYYHSLRFAEQNGIKSLFVHVPLFFTIDEETQMQFAASLLEGLCYDI comes from the exons ATGGGGTCTGAAGGGCCTCCTGCTGTAACCATCCATGTGACtggttttaaaaaatttcatggAGTTGCGGAGAATCCTACTGAGACAATTGTCAGTAATCTAAAAGAGTATGTGAAAAAAAGGGGTTTGCCCAAAGGGGTAATCCTTGGCAGTTGCAGTATTCTTGAGACTGCAGGACAGGGAGCAGTTGTTCCTTTATATCAGACACTGCAATCTGTTATCAGCACAGCTGAGAACGAGTCATCCACTCCTGGTAGAGTTATTTGG GTCCATTTCGGAGTTAATAGTGGTGCAACAAAGTTTGCAATAGAGAATCAAGCAGTCAATGAAGCTACATTTCGCTGCCCTGATGAGATGGGGTGGAAGCCTCAG AAAGTCCCTATTATCCCAGCAGATGGTGGAATTTCAAGAGCACGAGAG ACTTCTCTTCCTGTTGAAGAGATCACAAAGGCATTGGCTAAGATGGGCTATGAAGTGATGACCTCTGATGATGCTGGCCGATTTGTGTGCAACTATGTATACTATCATTCCTTGCGTTTCGCAGAGCAGAATGGAATCAAATCTCTATTTGTACATGTGCCTCTCTTCTTTACTATAGATGAGGAGACACAAATGCAATTTGCTGCTTCCTTATTGGAG GGGTTGTGTTACGATATTTGA
- the LOC113727842 gene encoding uncharacterized protein isoform X1, with translation MGSEGPPAVTIHVTGFKKFHGVAENPTETIVSNLKEYVKKRGLPKGVILGSCSILETAGQGAVVPLYQTLQSVISTAENESSTPGRVIWVHFGVNSGATKFAIENQAVNEATFRCPDEMGWKPQKVPIIPADGGISRARETSLPVEEITKALAKMGYEVMTSDDAGRFVCNYVYYHSLRFAEQNGIKSLFVHVPLFFTIDEETQMQFAASLLEVLASLS, from the exons ATGGGGTCTGAAGGGCCTCCTGCTGTAACCATCCATGTGACtggttttaaaaaatttcatggAGTTGCGGAGAATCCTACTGAGACAATTGTCAGTAATCTAAAAGAGTATGTGAAAAAAAGGGGTTTGCCCAAAGGGGTAATCCTTGGCAGTTGCAGTATTCTTGAGACTGCAGGACAGGGAGCAGTTGTTCCTTTATATCAGACACTGCAATCTGTTATCAGCACAGCTGAGAACGAGTCATCCACTCCTGGTAGAGTTATTTGG GTCCATTTCGGAGTTAATAGTGGTGCAACAAAGTTTGCAATAGAGAATCAAGCAGTCAATGAAGCTACATTTCGCTGCCCTGATGAGATGGGGTGGAAGCCTCAG AAAGTCCCTATTATCCCAGCAGATGGTGGAATTTCAAGAGCACGAGAG ACTTCTCTTCCTGTTGAAGAGATCACAAAGGCATTGGCTAAGATGGGCTATGAAGTGATGACCTCTGATGATGCTGGCCGATTTGTGTGCAACTATGTATACTATCATTCCTTGCGTTTCGCAGAGCAGAATGGAATCAAATCTCTATTTGTACATGTGCCTCTCTTCTTTACTATAGATGAGGAGACACAAATGCAATTTGCTGCTTCCTTATTGGAGGTACTTGCCTCTTTATCTTAG
- the LOC113727842 gene encoding uncharacterized protein isoform X3 has product MGSEGPPAVTIHVTGFKKFHGVAENPTETIVSNLKEYVKKRGLPKGVILGSCSILETAGQGAVVPLYQTLQSVISTAENESSTPGRVIWVHFGVNSGATKFAIENQAVNEATFRCPDEMGWKPQKVPIIPADGGISRARETSLPVEEITKALAKMGYEVMTSDDAGRFVCNYVYYHSLRFAEQNGIKSLFVHVPLFFTIDEETQMQFAASLLE; this is encoded by the exons ATGGGGTCTGAAGGGCCTCCTGCTGTAACCATCCATGTGACtggttttaaaaaatttcatggAGTTGCGGAGAATCCTACTGAGACAATTGTCAGTAATCTAAAAGAGTATGTGAAAAAAAGGGGTTTGCCCAAAGGGGTAATCCTTGGCAGTTGCAGTATTCTTGAGACTGCAGGACAGGGAGCAGTTGTTCCTTTATATCAGACACTGCAATCTGTTATCAGCACAGCTGAGAACGAGTCATCCACTCCTGGTAGAGTTATTTGG GTCCATTTCGGAGTTAATAGTGGTGCAACAAAGTTTGCAATAGAGAATCAAGCAGTCAATGAAGCTACATTTCGCTGCCCTGATGAGATGGGGTGGAAGCCTCAG AAAGTCCCTATTATCCCAGCAGATGGTGGAATTTCAAGAGCACGAGAG ACTTCTCTTCCTGTTGAAGAGATCACAAAGGCATTGGCTAAGATGGGCTATGAAGTGATGACCTCTGATGATGCTGGCCGATTTGTGTGCAACTATGTATACTATCATTCCTTGCGTTTCGCAGAGCAGAATGGAATCAAATCTCTATTTGTACATGTGCCTCTCTTCTTTACTATAGATGAGGAGACACAAATGCAATTTGCTGCTTCCTTATTGGAG TAA
- the LOC140037069 gene encoding polygalacturonase At1g48100-like, which yields MEFNKVFLLFFCIFFCFSAFQAESRLLSNFFQEPQEPHFRVLSQISLPPSPAPEAHSPSPADSAAIFNVLSYGAVGDGVTDDTQAFKMAWDDACHTDSGILLVPSRYSFMIQSTIFTGPCKSGLVFQIEGTIMPPDGPDSWPKNYSKRQWLVFYRVSGMTMQGGGLIDGRGENWWNLPCKPHKGVNGTTSHGPCDSPVAIRFFMSSNLTVQGLRVRDSPQFHFRFDGCQDVNVYSLYIKSPSLSPNTDGIHIENTSDVRIHNTIIYNGDDCVSIGAGCHNVDIRNITCGPSHGISIGSLGKQNTKACVSNITVTDSLIKHSANGVRIKTWQGGFGSVSKVTFNNIVMDTVRNPIIIDQYYCETKGCQNQTSAVYVSDILYTNIKGTYDVRSPPMRLACSDSVPCTNLTLSDVELFPAQGQNILDPYCWNAYGCLKTLTIPPVFCLLEGYPPDSMPPNDVLVC from the exons atggaatttaATAAGGTTTTCCTGCtgtttttctgtattttcttctgtttttcaGCTTTCCAAGCTGAGAGCAGGCTTCTTAGTAACTTCTTCCAAGAGCCACAAGAACCACATTTTCGTGTTCTGTCTCAAATTTCACTACCTCCTTCTCCTGCACCTGAGGCTCATTCCCCGAGTCCTGCAGATTCTGCAGCAATTTTCAATGTTTTATCTTATGGGGCTGTAGGTGACGGTGTCACTGATGACACACAAGCGTTCAAAATGGCCTGGGATGATGCTTGCCATACTGACTCGGGCATTCTTTTAGTTCCCAGTCGCTATTCCTTCATGATACAGTCTACCATCTTCACAGGTCCTTGCAAAAGTGGACTAGTTTTCCAG ATTGAAGGAACTATTATGCCACCAGATGGACCTGATTCATGGCCAAAGAATTACAGTAAGCGACAATGGCTAGTCTTCTACAGAGTCAGCGGAATGACAATGCAAGGTGGTGGACTAATAGATGGGAGAGGAGAAAACTGGTGGAATCTTCCCTGCAAACCTCACAAA GGAGTAAATGGAACCACTTCACATGGTCCTTGTGACAGCCCGGTT GCTATAAGGTTTTTTATGAGCTCCAATTTGACAGTACAAGGGCTAAGAGTTAGAGACAGCCCTCAATTCCATTTCCGTTTTGATGGCTGCCAAGATGTCAATGTTTATTCACTCTACATAAAATCGCCTTCTCTTAGTCCCAACACCGATGGTATTCACATAGAGAACACAAGTGATGTCAGGATACATAACACAATAATTTACAACG GTGATGACTGTGTATCAATTGGAGCTGGTTGTCATAATGTAGACATAAGGAACATAACATGTGGTCCCAGTCATGGAATAAG CATTGGCAGCCTTGGCAAACAGAACACCAAAGCATGTGTGTCAAATATAACAGTGACAGACTCATTGATCAAGCACTCAGCTAATGGTGTGAGAATCAAAACATGGCAAGGTGGATTTGGATCAGTATCAAAGGTGACTTTCAACAACATTGTTATGGACACAGTTCGAAATCCCATCATCATAGACCAATACTACTGCGAGACAAAGGGCTGCCAGAATCAGACTTCAGCAGTATACGTTTCTGACATATTGTACACAAACATTAAAGGGACTTATGATGTGAGAAGCCCACCAATGCGATTAGCCTGCAGTGATTCTGTGCCATGTACAAATCTCACGCTTTCAGATGTTGAATTGTTTCCTGCTCAGGGACAGAATATATTGGATCCCTATTGCTGGAATGCTTATGGATGCCTTAAAACTCTTACAATTCCACCAGTTTTCTGCTTGTTGGAAGGATACCCTCCTGACTCCATGCCACCAAATGATGTACTTGTGTGCTGA